AGgcataataaataattacttttttttggtactAAAGCAACGTACgttctttgtttttctgCGTACGACGTGTACAATTCCCTTGCAAAACTAAGGTTCGCTTGTTCAATTgctaaatttgtttttgtgGACGACCATTATAACGCGCTTCAATGAGTTTATAAAAGTTTCATTAAATTGCAGTACCAGATAAATCGATATCTAACCTTCTCCCTGCATCTATAATCTCTAGCTTCACCAACATTAAGGCCCGTCAATTACTTTCGTTTCGTTGGCCAATATGTCACAACCTTTGCATGCCAGGTTTGCTACCAGGGCTGTAAAAAATCCCATGATCCTTGAGAAAGAGCGACAACTTACGGATTCTAAATATCATATTTTGGTCGCTGCAACGGGTTCGGTTGCGGCGATAAAATTGACATTAATCGTTAAATCCCTACTGACATACAAGGGCGTCGACGTTCAAGTCGTTTTAACGGATCCGGCTCGTAACTTTGTTGAGAAAGAGGACTTAACGGCTTTGGGTGTCAATGTTTATAACAATGCGGATGATTGGAAAAATTGGGACGGACTCGAATGTCCTATCACACATATTGAGCTACGTCGATGGGCACATCTTTTGTTAATTGCCCCTTTAAGTGCAAATACTATGGCCAAAATGGCAAATGGTCTCTGTGACAATTTACTTACCTCTCTTATACGTGCCTGGGCCCCTTTAAAACCAATTCTCTTGGCTCCCGCAATGAATACCTTGATGTGGACTAATCCTATAACTCAGGAACATTTGAGCGCTATTAGCAGAATATACAAGAATAGTGAATTTATCATGCCAATCGAGAAAGTGCTTGCCTGTGGTGATATTGGCATGGGCGGTATGGCCGAATGGAGAAACATTGTAGGCAGAGTTGCCGATAAATTGCAGCTAGAACAAAAGTCTGTCTTGCCGAACGCTGTGAAAAACATCGATGGACAAGATGATGACTCTAGTGAACAAACTGCTGCTTTTGAAGAGTacgatgatgatgatgatgacGATGTTGATGATAATGAACAATCCAACAGTATGATTGAAACTTCTGCAAATGCAGATATTACCCCCAAGGCCTCTCTTTTACCCTCTACTACAGAATCTTCTATAAGCAAAGATCACGAGACCTCCCAAGCTCCATTAGGCTCGGAATCGGTGGATACTCAGGCCTCTGAAAATGTTACTACCAAACCCGAACCTCCTGTACCATTTACTTCCTCCGAATATAGAAATACAGAAGAAGAGCAATACCTAAATTTGATTCGATATATCCTTGAAAATGGCCAGTCGCGGCCCGATCGCACGGGAACTGGTACGAGATCGGTATTTGCTCCTCCACAACTACGCTTTTCTTTAAGGAATAATACTCTACCTCTTCTCACTACAAAGCGTGTTTTTTTACGTGGTGTGCTTGAAGAGTTACTTTGGTTTATTCACGGTGATACTAATGCCAATCATTTAAGTGAAAAAGGGATTCATATATGGGATGGCAATGGCAGTAGAGAATTCCTAGACAGCAGAGGGCTTACTGATCGTAAAGTTGGTGACCTCGGTCCTATATATGGTTTTCAATGGAGACATTTCGGAGCGCAATATGTTGATTGCGATACTGACTATACCAATAAAGGAGTGGATCAGCTGGCTCAGGTTATATCTACCCTCAAATTAAACCCTTATGACCGTCGTATAATTCTTTCAGCTTGGAACCCATTAGCTATTCCTGAAATGGCTTTACCACCTTGCCATATATTTTGCCAGTTTTATGTCAGTGAGCCTTGCAAGCCTGGGGGAAAGCCCCAACTTTCTAGTATGATGTATCAGCGCTCTGCCGACATGGGGCTTGGAGTTCCTTTTAACATTGCTTCTTATTCTCTCTTAACACATATGATAGCTCACATGTGCGGCTATGAAGCTGCCGAATTTGTTCACGTAATGGGTGATTGTCATATATACAATGATCATTTAGAGGCATTACAAACTCAGTTGGAAAGAGTTCCTAAAGCTTTCCCTAAGTTGTTTTTCAAACGTGATGCTAAAGACATAGGGTCTATTGATAGTTTCAGCGTTGATGATTTCGCAGTTGAAGGTTATAATCCTTATGGCCCtattaaaatgaaaatgagtGTCTAATTATTAGCCTTTCTTATATACGTTTGCTTCGTTGAtgatttttgaagttgaaaCACAATTTCTCTGTAatagattttttagttAATGGATATCAAAAGTT
This portion of the Schizosaccharomyces pombe strain 972h- genome assembly, chromosome: I genome encodes:
- the hal3 gene encoding thymidylate synthase, which encodes MSQPLHARFATRAVKNPMILEKERQLTDSKYHILVAATGSVAAIKLTLIVKSLLTYKGVDVQVVLTDPARNFVEKEDLTALGVNVYNNADDWKNWDGLECPITHIELRRWAHLLLIAPLSANTMAKMANGLCDNLLTSLIRAWAPLKPILLAPAMNTLMWTNPITQEHLSAISRIYKNSEFIMPIEKVLACGDIGMGGMAEWRNIVGRVADKLQLEQKSVLPNAVKNIDGQDDDSSEQTAAFEEYDDDDDDDVDDNEQSNSMIETSANADITPKASLLPSTTESSISKDHETSQAPLGSESVDTQASENVTTKPEPPVPFTSSEYRNTEEEQYLNLIRYILENGQSRPDRTGTGTRSVFAPPQLRFSLRNNTLPLLTTKRVFLRGVLEELLWFIHGDTNANHLSEKGIHIWDGNGSREFLDSRGLTDRKVGDLGPIYGFQWRHFGAQYVDCDTDYTNKGVDQLAQVISTLKLNPYDRRIILSAWNPLAIPEMALPPCHIFCQFYVSEPCKPGGKPQLSSMMYQRSADMGLGVPFNIASYSLLTHMIAHMCGYEAAEFVHVMGDCHIYNDHLEALQTQLERVPKAFPKLFFKRDAKDIGSIDSFSVDDFAVEGYNPYGPIKMKMSV